The genomic DNA tcacatgtaaaatataatatatataatctacatttataatatattgacaataataaattctataaaaaatatagatcaaAAGATTGCAATGCTGATgagttgatttttatatattttcaattctaaTCATGTCGCGATTACTTGCATTTTGATTTACACATAACGTTGCAATTTTACGATGCCATAAAAAGtggacaaaaaatttaatgagctTGATTTCATATATctgtgaaagaaagaaaaataaatgttttacgcATGTTTTGCGATCACGAGCTAAGCGATTACTTCTCTTTTTTGTCGTTTAAAAGTTcacatagaaataatttaaataaaataaaataaaataaaattgaaattgaatgaaatcaattatatgtCTCATTAttaagcgaaaaaaaattgaaagaagatTCTTAAAGAAAATGTCGCGAAAATTGATACTAAAATTATAGCGAATTTGGTTGAATAGTAGAGTATAAAACGTTATCGTACACAAATTTACAATGGCATAATTacttaagtaattaaaaaaatagaataattaattctaagagAGCTATTTCTTAACAATATGCATGTACCTTAACAATTTGCAAAGACATCTAGAGATCATCCCAGAGGATGTAAAACATCTTTTAATCCTTCGAATATATGTGTTGTTAGAGTTATTGTTGTTGTTCAATATACAttctatctaaaataatataagtatgtGATTTCGGTTGAGATTTACAATAaacacgaaatatatattttggaattCATATCTTACATtgtattatatctcttttctctttcttcaagGAGCTattctatttctatatttactctagagatataattaatatctttaattagcACACACGATCTTTACCAATAGTAAACTTATTGAAAATTACTTCTACTTTGACGCGCGCGTTCTTTCGCGTATAACAACGCacgaattttgaaattatagtCACCAATTTCATGAATGATCGCAGCGCGCCAAACGTAAGATGTCGTAACTAAAGTACCATGTGATCTAATTTAGGCTGTGTACACTTTTGAATGGCAATGCACACAttgtcagaaataaaaatatacatatatgaataatttaaaaaaaaataactatattgAGTGACATGTTAAATGccgctataaaaaaaaatttgtaatactgCTAATCTcgagatatttatatcgaaatacacAATTTAACAAGatcttataataaagaaaatattagaaataaaaataaatattaatattataaagagcaatttgaaattattttacttcaaataaaagaacgggatgaattaattattcctaatttttaattcattatgaGTTAATACATTATTCATCTATACCCTTAtttgaagtaaaataattctaataatagctcttcctaatatttaatatttaatatttatttctattcttaatatttaatatttattttcctaatattattttatattatttcctaatatattttatattattttcctaatcctaatatttaatatatttcttcctaatattttttctattgtgcGTAAGACCTTAACTTTAAAGCTGTCTTCGGAATCCACCGCGTTGTATGTGGTATAAGATGTAATTTagcagtaaaaataaataaatgaatattactCGTAATTACgtgtatttaaattcttacttatgtgaaaaaaatagaaaattgtagaaaaaaaggatCTCTGCTCGTACAGTGAGAAATGGAAATGGAACGTGACGAAATCGCAGTAAAATCACGTTTGGCATTGATAACAACGCAATGTGAAACTTTAAACAAAAGTGATGCAGTCCGAGATGACGCAGAAAGTAGAACTAAGGAAGATGACCAAGTACAATCAGAAGTCGAACAAACTGAAGAATCTTGtaatttaactaataataaaatttgcttgCAGTCTAGCAAACAAACAAATCTAACTCTAACCTCAGATGAAATTTATCCTCAATCATCACATGTAagtttaatatagatattgatatactaaagagattatattttattcatgaatTAGTTCTTATGAAGTCTTCTTATAACTGTTTTTATTAACGTATGGATATCTGCATGATGagaattatctaatataattattctagaaaattgcatagtaataaattttcagattttcttgtattataatcttgttaattgtaaattataggTAACATATAATACAACATTATTCTCGGAAAGAATAACAAATCTTACAATATCAgaacaaatagaaaattgtaaaactgtAAATAGCACAGGgccaagaaatataaattcaaaagatATTGAATTGGCAGAATCTACCTGTATGCAATATAACTGGTCTATAACACCGAGACTATTATGTGTAGCTACTAAAGAATATCAGCCTACAGATTTATATGAGAATTTTACGAAAGGTTGCCAATGGTCCCCAGATGGGACATGCTTACTTGTACCATCAGAAGATTTTAGGATACGTATTTATGAACTTCCCAGAGAGTTATACTCTGGCCAATTTCCATCTGATTTTTTACAGACTGATTTTACACCTGCTCTGACTGTTAAAGAAGGAGGTCTTATATATGACGCTTGTTGGTATCCTTTTATGAACTCATGGGAGCCTATAACATGTTGCTTTCTCAGTACTAGTAGAGAGAGTCCTGTTCATTTATGGGATGCATTTACAGGAGAATTGCGTGCAACATATCAGCCTTACAATCAGttagtatttatattagtcaatacttatttttatttaagatttgaaTGTAAGAGCATGTCTTTTTTCAGAGTGGATGAAATAGAAGCTTCTCTCAGTGTTCAATTCATAAATGCAGGAAGAGAAATATGGTGTGGTTTTAAAAATGCTGTGAGAACTTTCAATACGGATCGTCCTGGACGTCAAACAAGTACCATTCAATTTAAACATGATTTTCCAAATATGATTGGGTTAGTCTCATGTATTCGTGAAAATCCAATCATGCCAGGTCTAATTGCCTTTGGCACATATTCTAAATGTATTGGTATGCATTTCTACTTAGTAATACTACTCATTGCAGAATATCCTTAAAatactttgtatatatttttgttttatatttgaagGACTGTACAAAGATGGACCACTCTGCACTTTTAAAACTGGAAGTGGCATAACACAAATTGAATTTAGTTCTTGTGGAATGAAATTGTTCTCTGTTgttcgaaaaaataatgaatttttatgctGGGATCTTCGTAATCCTGGAACTgttctttattcttttgaaGGAAGACAATCAGATACTAATCAAAGAATACAGTTTGCTATCACTCCTGATAATAAACAGATAATTTCTGGTGAGttagatacaaaaaataatatcaaataagttataatatgctccattaaatatatatatatatatatattttctaggtGGTATTGAtggaaatatcattatatgggaattatcagatattacaaattatgaaaatttaaatccaaaatataaaataaaattgtctaaAGATTGTATAAATGGAACAAGCTTACATAAAAGTTTACCAATCATAGCAACTAGTTCCGGACAAAGACAGTATGGTATTGAAAAGCACAGAGACAATAGTGTAAGATTGTGGTGGgcttcttaaataaaataatagttttagataattcatttatatgttGATAATATTCATGTTAAAGACAAAactgtaaatattttgtatataattatataatttttataaaaattcgttaTTTATAGCATCATAAGAAGCGAGGAGTCCAACAAATAAAACATcctataacaataaaatcgaattataatgtcaatgcttttttaatgttaataattttcataccttacaatattataagaaattttcataccttattattattttttgtgattttatttttatttaataattttataatgaaataatcctACAATTGTTATGtctaaatatctatatctaaAATTCTACAAAAACACAGAcatataaatgtcattttaataataaaattatatcaggtgtaaaattataaaaatgttaggaaatatcttttataatgaatattcttcaattataataagtaaacTAATAGAATTGACTACTATAtagtgtattattttatatgcatacattttgCTGACACATAAATgtcattatatgtaaaatttctaGCTATGTGTGTCAGtttacttattaaatacaacatataataaatatatatataaatggaaataaaaaaaacattaatttttcggATGCGATCTTGTAACTTTGTTAGGAActgaaattaacaaattttaattaatagaatattttactacatatatataatcattacttctttttatattattaaaacttacgATGTTTTGGTGTATCCCATGATGTATCCCTGATATAAGATCTTCATTAAGCATATGTTTGCTTCGAGGGTGTCTTGCTACGATTTCGTCTTGAGGGTGTCTTGCTACGATTTCGTTTTGCATGAGGAGTCATAGGTAACGCTGGTTTGTTTTCAGCACACACTAAACATGTTTcttctgtaataaaatatgattatatatcaggttatatatgtatataacttctgataaatatataaattcaaaaaaaattaccatTAAATGCAACGCTTTTACGAGAtgatcttctttttttatcaacattcTCTgtcaatatcatattttccaCCTCTGTTATATTGTCTTTATTTGATGGTATCATGTATTTATCTCcatttttttgcgataattttaACGAACTTTTTCTACTTGAGTTCACAGggctcttattttcttttttattaacactTCTCCTTTGAgtcatctaaaataatattttttgattaatttctctttacataattaaaacattatataaatagattaacatttatgtatagatgtataaaaagattcttaatattagtattatattttttaacaaactaTGCTGATTTACATGCTGACTTATAACGTTAGCTATTTCAAAAAGATTGGACactattattaacattaaaaaagcattaatacgtataaataaaagtcatAAAAGCATTATAACTTACCATTTCACTTGTCCTATTGTTTTTGGGTGTGTTATTTGTTGTGATAGTTCTATTTCTAAGTATTCTTATTTCTGTATCATAATTTTCGATGCCTttcatatttgaaattgtatCAGAGATAATAGATGTCTTAGTTGGTAATGGTGTTGcaggtaaaatatttacaactatatttgacatatttttatgattggTAGGTTGATTtcgatgttttaattttttcttaggtaatataacttttgtatCATTTGGCGATGAGTCTTTATCAGATATAGAGAATGTTGTATCATTAAATGCACTAGAATCAAAGGTATCTTGAACAGATAATTCAGAttcatttgattttattttaaatctgtgTGTTTCAGTCGAAATCTGCatatcatcaaaattatcagattcctcaaaatctaattttcttcCAGCTTTAATGCACTCCTGTAGACTTAATTCATCCAAATCGAGATTATCTATCCTATTTAAAGCAATAGATAAGTTTAATGTATTCTGTACATCTTCATCAAGAGGCATTTCATTCATTACTACTTGATCatcaaaatttactttatgtgCAGACTTTACACGGATCTCTGTATCTATTAACTCTTccgatttctttaatatactCTTACCAGGTGTTTGACcggaattaatatatgatattgtgTCATCTAATTGAACTTCTGGTGTTTTACCCATTTGACTTATTTTCATAGCTGTAAGTGGACTTTTTATTCGTTTATCATCAGAATATTGTACTTTTTGTGACAAGCTTGTTCTAGAACTTTCATATTGAACAGGAATCGACTTAGATTTCTTTGCGCTACATTGAATAGTCATatcagtattattaaaattcgcagattttttattattttgagaaggtgtgaaatatattatatttgtatcctGCATCAAATTGCTTGTTTTCGcttccatctttttttttctggcaGCCACAATTAATGACCGTAGCGAACTTGGCTTTGATGAGATATGTTGTTTTTTAATAGGCATTCGTTTTTTGGTAGCAGGTTTGGCAACAATGCATTCTTCCTCTTGCCAACCTCTATTTCGTCTTTGTTCCAGTTTCTCAAATCGCGAGTCACAATCCTTGACCTGCACGTATGTCATATCCCAAAATCCTTGTAAATCTTTACACATAACCAGTTTTTCTCCTTTACCAATTTCGCAGTCCTCTACTAAACCACGAAAtctttcaaactttttatttattagtaaatttGTCTGTCCTACTGcttgatttatttcatatataacatCATCTGGTACATCCTTTTCTAATTTGATGTCCAACCATGTTCTACAAAGTTCTTTAAGTCTCTcgatttctttattcaatagaaatttgaaatacTGTGCTGTGCGTACTTCTTCCTCcacagatatatttaaatttttcattacagtATCTTTGGTTGGAATTTCATCAGAGGATAAGCGACCAATGCCAAGCCGCTGCTGTCGTTCTTTTCTAGCATTTTTCTTGCCACGGCTCAGTGTGAGATATGGCGAAAATTGAATGAGGTCGTCCATAgtacaattttctttactAGAAGATATATCACTTGAAGTACTGTTTTGTGATGGTGTTTGCATATCAATATTGTCtgataaaagtttttcttgAAAAGAGTCTTGCATCATCTGTTCTTTTAATGATGACCTTGTTGTAATTCTGTTTAACTCAGACGTAACATCATTTAAATCACAAATTGATTCATTTAATCTTTGTGATGATTTTcgtttatttgataataacttTGGATTTGCAGGAGTTTTCAACTTTACTATAGTATCACTGATATCAGGGATTTctacgtataattttttcaatgatatatCTTTCTGTTCATTTATATCAACAGTTTTACATTCTGTTTGCAATTTATCTTGTATGAAGAAATTTCCCTTTTCCTGTGGAGTTTCTTCTATTGGTACAAGACCAAATAAAGGCATTTTATGCAATCCAGATGGAGGTCTAAATTCATGATTAGCAGAggcaaatgattttttatttttagtatttgaTGTTGACTTTTTGATATTCATAGGATATTTTGTTGATGTTGAAGCTACATTCTTTATAGTAGCAGCTGATTGCTTAGCAGAAGATGCTGCTTTAGCTAATAATCGCTTCTCTGTAGCTTTTGTAACCCATTTCTGAACATTATTTGATCGTGTTGCTTGCTTAGGTGTTTTTGCAACTGCAGTTGATACATTGTTTCGAACCATAGGAGAACATAGAGAGTGATGAACAATACCAACTTTAAAAGCAGGTTTTTTTGTCGCATTTTCCagcttctttctcttcttgcgTTCTTCCTtccattttatcaattttttcatacgTGTATCCGTAATAGATGTATCCTCtgctaaaaatgatatttttgctctTGATTAGTCAATTTAAAATGGTATAAATTAAcatgaatataaaacaattatgaaaataaaggatatatatcagtttatacaagataaataatcttaaagtTAAACAATCaacatttcttaattttttatgtgagtataaacaaaaaaaaatattatataaacattacaaaaacttcattttcacaaaattataataaaaatattaaacataaaaacaattacaaatttattattaacacagaaaataaatggaaaaataaattagcaatGTTTATTTGTTTAGTCATGTTTTGCTGCAATGTTTAGTTAGTTTACGagtttgttaatatttatttatagataattataaaaataaaagtgaattatacgaaagttaatttatgaaaagaactcatcaaaaatattaatttggcaCTCACactaaacaaaaacaaaataaatatgacttttacaaattcaatttttttcttgtttttatttataaaacatactgGCAAAATTTAACTGTTTGACTTTGATTTatcctttataaaaaaaagcaactattatttaattgcatagcatatatataaatcattataatatttatttatacatatttatttatacattataatatttatttatacataattatttacatgatatattttctgtctctattaattattaaatagtatcAAGTTCTATTAACAAATTTGAGATTTATAAAGACTATCAAcatttattcacatttatattacatgtgtgtgacatataattatgttcattttaataattaagtcatttaataattaagtatgATTAACCATCAATTATTCTTAGCAATGTctgtaaaatgaaataaaaaatgaaaaatgcaagataaaaatattaattttaatgataaaaatatcacataaatgaaaatgaataatatgcAAGGCTGCATGAAAAATAACCATTAGCTTTAGTTATCTGTAATCTCATTGCAAACATATCGTTTTTCATTAAACAATTAGCTTTTCCTTAACTTACTAGAGAACGGACTGGCGGGTACCGAGACATCTTGGAGTCTACGATTGTTGTCGAATGCTCGTGTTCTGATTTCTCTACGAGATTCCGTATGCTTATAAGCTCGTAGAATCCTACTAAGATCCGCGTGACCAAAACCCGGACGCGGATTCTTATACTGTTGCTTGAAATCCGACATTTCGTAATGATTCAATGCAACTCTTCAAGTATACGTATCCTTCTGTAACGGCAGTACAACTG from Cataglyphis hispanica isolate Lineage 1 chromosome 21, ULB_Chis1_1.0, whole genome shotgun sequence includes the following:
- the LOC126857363 gene encoding disks large-associated protein 5 isoform X2, translating into MSDFKQQYKNPRPGFGHADLSRILRAYKHTESRREIRTRAFDNNRRLQDVSVPASPFSKDTSITDTRMKKLIKWKEERKKRKKLENATKKPAFKVGIVHHSLCSPMVRNNVSTAVAKTPKQATRSNNVQKWVTKATEKRLLAKAASSAKQSAATIKNVASTSTKYPMNIKKSTSNTKNKKSFASANHEFRPPSGLHKMPLFGLVPIEETPQEKGNFFIQDKLQTECKTVDINEQKDISLKKLYVEIPDISDTIVKLKTPANPKLLSNKRKSSQRLNESICDLNDVTSELNRITTRSSLKEQMMQDSFQEKLLSDNIDMQTPSQNSTSSDISSSKENCTMDDLIQFSPYLTLSRGKKNARKERQQRLGIGRLSSDEIPTKDTVMKNLNISVEEEVRTAQYFKFLLNKEIERLKELCRTWLDIKLEKDVPDDVIYEINQAVGQTNLLINKKFERFRGLVEDCEIGKGEKLVMCKDLQGFWDMTYVQVKDCDSRFEKLEQRRNRGWQEEECIVAKPATKKRMPIKKQHISSKPSSLRSLIVAARKKKMEAKTSNLMQDTNIIYFTPSQNNKKSANFNNTDMTIQCSAKKSKSIPVQYESSRTSLSQKVQYSDDKRIKSPLTAMKISQMGKTPEVQLDDTISYINSGQTPGKSILKKSEELIDTEIRVKSAHKVNFDDQVVMNEMPLDEDVQNTLNLSIALNRIDNLDLDELSLQECIKAGRKLDFEESDNFDDMQISTETHRFKIKSNESELSVQDTFDSSAFNDTTFSISDKDSSPNDTKVILPKKKLKHRNQPTNHKNMSNIVVNILPATPLPTKTSIISDTISNMKGIENYDTEIRILRNRTITTNNTPKNNRTSEMMTQRRSVNKKENKSPVNSSRKSSLKLSQKNGDKYMIPSNKDNITEVENMILTENVDKKRRSSRKSVAFNEETCLVCAENKPALPMTPHAKRNRSKTPSRRNRSKTPSKQTYA
- the LOC126857369 gene encoding telomerase Cajal body protein 1 — its product is MEMERDEIAVKSRLALITTQCETLNKSDAVRDDAESRTKEDDQVQSEVEQTEESCNLTNNKICLQSSKQTNLTLTSDEIYPQSSHVTYNTTLFSERITNLTISEQIENCKTVNSTGPRNINSKDIELAESTCMQYNWSITPRLLCVATKEYQPTDLYENFTKGCQWSPDGTCLLVPSEDFRIRIYELPRELYSGQFPSDFLQTDFTPALTVKEGGLIYDACWYPFMNSWEPITCCFLSTSRESPVHLWDAFTGELRATYQPYNQVDEIEASLSVQFINAGREIWCGFKNAVRTFNTDRPGRQTSTIQFKHDFPNMIGLVSCIRENPIMPGLIAFGTYSKCIGLYKDGPLCTFKTGSGITQIEFSSCGMKLFSVVRKNNEFLCWDLRNPGTVLYSFEGRQSDTNQRIQFAITPDNKQIISGGIDGNIIIWELSDITNYENLNPKYKIKLSKDCINGTSLHKSLPIIATSSGQRQYGIEKHRDNSVRLWWAS
- the LOC126857363 gene encoding disks large-associated protein 5 isoform X1: MSDFKQQYKNPRPGFGHADLSRILRAYKHTESRREIRTRAFDNNRRLQDVSVPASPFSTEDTSITDTRMKKLIKWKEERKKRKKLENATKKPAFKVGIVHHSLCSPMVRNNVSTAVAKTPKQATRSNNVQKWVTKATEKRLLAKAASSAKQSAATIKNVASTSTKYPMNIKKSTSNTKNKKSFASANHEFRPPSGLHKMPLFGLVPIEETPQEKGNFFIQDKLQTECKTVDINEQKDISLKKLYVEIPDISDTIVKLKTPANPKLLSNKRKSSQRLNESICDLNDVTSELNRITTRSSLKEQMMQDSFQEKLLSDNIDMQTPSQNSTSSDISSSKENCTMDDLIQFSPYLTLSRGKKNARKERQQRLGIGRLSSDEIPTKDTVMKNLNISVEEEVRTAQYFKFLLNKEIERLKELCRTWLDIKLEKDVPDDVIYEINQAVGQTNLLINKKFERFRGLVEDCEIGKGEKLVMCKDLQGFWDMTYVQVKDCDSRFEKLEQRRNRGWQEEECIVAKPATKKRMPIKKQHISSKPSSLRSLIVAARKKKMEAKTSNLMQDTNIIYFTPSQNNKKSANFNNTDMTIQCSAKKSKSIPVQYESSRTSLSQKVQYSDDKRIKSPLTAMKISQMGKTPEVQLDDTISYINSGQTPGKSILKKSEELIDTEIRVKSAHKVNFDDQVVMNEMPLDEDVQNTLNLSIALNRIDNLDLDELSLQECIKAGRKLDFEESDNFDDMQISTETHRFKIKSNESELSVQDTFDSSAFNDTTFSISDKDSSPNDTKVILPKKKLKHRNQPTNHKNMSNIVVNILPATPLPTKTSIISDTISNMKGIENYDTEIRILRNRTITTNNTPKNNRTSEMMTQRRSVNKKENKSPVNSSRKSSLKLSQKNGDKYMIPSNKDNITEVENMILTENVDKKRRSSRKSVAFNEETCLVCAENKPALPMTPHAKRNRSKTPSRRNRSKTPSKQTYA